The Pseudodesulfovibrio sp. zrk46 genome contains a region encoding:
- a CDS encoding FAD-dependent oxidoreductase, whose amino-acid sequence MMNRRKFISMLLASAALGSVSAFPLSRKALAQPVEKDCVIIGGGVSGFTAAYLLRDRNVLLLEAESGFGGRTISGIHNDWYYPEGTEYLGKPDGVLAEIIENLNLDLIEIPSPMDQIWRDGKFYSGGSGRIKMLTRKGGVNAFNRFLKALKDVAAHYEEVPDYDPNGELARLDEITCKQWFDELRLPDVYAETYNVTFRGLFGANIDEVSALGAFAEIFFDFEGMDHPLDQEDIDEIIRDKDSEGSGSYSFRHGIAEVIEALAKFMGDRAQHSSRVISVTGNDEDGYEVVYQHEGVEKTVGAQSVIFSTPMPVTKAIGAQLLPLNQQSLMNLVPYAQFVTAAIFSDEPIYTDAFDLAVPDGWFVTDVYDCTWMQKKLGEKHKGYVASMYIGPHTYKDTSLVGMSDADLLENSYKDLQNIWPDIRDKVKGYDIHRFEYAYPVMTPGAYGRLTKLWSMFNGGVQIAGDGMIYPTFEAAVQAGTIAARRINEWL is encoded by the coding sequence ATGATGAATCGCAGAAAATTCATATCAATGTTGTTAGCATCGGCTGCACTCGGCAGTGTTTCCGCATTCCCCTTGAGCCGAAAAGCTCTTGCACAACCAGTTGAAAAAGACTGCGTCATCATCGGCGGAGGTGTTTCCGGCTTCACTGCGGCCTATCTGCTGCGAGACAGGAATGTTTTGCTTCTGGAAGCCGAGTCCGGCTTTGGCGGGCGAACCATCTCGGGCATCCACAATGATTGGTACTACCCGGAAGGGACCGAATATTTGGGAAAACCCGACGGTGTCCTCGCAGAGATCATTGAAAATCTGAACCTGGATCTCATTGAAATCCCTTCACCCATGGACCAGATCTGGCGAGATGGAAAGTTTTACAGCGGGGGTTCCGGGCGGATCAAAATGCTCACCCGCAAGGGGGGCGTCAATGCGTTCAACCGTTTCCTGAAGGCACTTAAGGATGTTGCAGCGCATTACGAAGAGGTTCCCGACTACGACCCCAACGGAGAGCTGGCCCGTCTTGATGAGATTACCTGCAAACAATGGTTCGATGAACTGCGTCTCCCGGACGTGTATGCGGAGACCTACAATGTTACCTTCCGAGGTCTGTTCGGCGCAAACATAGACGAGGTGTCGGCACTAGGCGCTTTTGCAGAAATATTTTTCGATTTCGAAGGTATGGACCACCCTCTTGACCAAGAGGACATCGACGAAATCATACGCGACAAAGATTCCGAAGGGAGCGGCTCCTATTCCTTCCGCCACGGCATTGCAGAAGTGATCGAGGCTCTTGCCAAGTTTATGGGAGACAGGGCGCAGCACTCTTCCAGAGTCATCTCAGTCACCGGAAATGACGAGGACGGATACGAAGTCGTTTACCAGCATGAAGGCGTGGAAAAGACGGTGGGCGCCCAAAGCGTGATCTTTTCCACCCCAATGCCGGTGACCAAGGCCATCGGTGCACAGTTGCTGCCGCTCAATCAGCAATCGCTGATGAATCTTGTGCCATACGCACAGTTCGTCACAGCTGCCATCTTCAGCGATGAGCCAATCTATACCGACGCCTTCGATCTCGCCGTTCCCGACGGTTGGTTCGTCACCGACGTCTACGACTGTACCTGGATGCAGAAGAAGCTGGGCGAAAAACACAAAGGGTATGTTGCGTCCATGTATATCGGGCCGCACACCTACAAGGACACGAGTCTTGTCGGCATGAGCGATGCTGATTTGCTCGAGAACTCGTACAAGGATCTGCAGAACATCTGGCCGGATATCCGCGACAAGGTGAAAGGATATGACATCCATCGGTTCGAGTACGCTTATCCGGTCATGACACCGGGCGCTTATGGGCGGTTGACCAAGCTCTGGTCCATGTTCAACGGCGGTGTACAGATAGCCGGTGACGGCATGATCTACCCGACATTCGAAGCTGCTGTGCAGGCAGGAACCATTGCAGCGAGGCGTATCAACGAATGGCTCTAA
- a CDS encoding alpha/beta hydrolase translates to MLMISKLWKRVLPATALFLLICLPAVSPASEDDKAFDAHATAFHYYFQDGDMDFHFGNLVLGAVGNGGGEVGEIFYAASKIKDGDADSWHREWFELSKRVEARGDEALAKGHKLSARTQYLRAAYYARVSLIAMLSDNPELVQRAARTRMLMQKAGPLFDPPLEYIEVPFENTVLPGYFRPAKAGGKPAGTLLMIGGGETFAEDLYFYIAQEAFERGYNFMTVDLPGQGILPQSGHIFRTDTYVPMKKVVDFLLKRPEVDPARVAAFGYSGGGLFVPQAAMHDSRLKAIVMSAAVIDAEKLFATMPAATETAEDRQSWSSFHANVVESICWRYGVNPENPSELIKANAGNTFDPTRINVPALIILGEGEYKSDAARQQVDFAADNFPNQQSKLVVTPSNEGASNHCLMENRRLVGLVVFDWLDEVFK, encoded by the coding sequence ATGCTTATGATTTCAAAACTCTGGAAGCGAGTTCTTCCGGCCACCGCTTTATTCCTTTTGATCTGCCTGCCCGCAGTTTCCCCGGCTTCGGAAGATGACAAGGCGTTCGACGCCCATGCCACAGCGTTTCACTATTACTTCCAAGACGGCGACATGGATTTTCATTTCGGCAATCTCGTGCTCGGGGCCGTGGGCAACGGTGGCGGGGAGGTTGGCGAGATTTTCTACGCGGCGTCCAAAATCAAGGATGGCGATGCCGACAGTTGGCACCGTGAGTGGTTCGAGCTGTCCAAACGGGTCGAGGCTCGTGGCGACGAGGCCTTGGCCAAAGGGCACAAGCTGAGTGCCCGTACCCAATATCTGCGCGCGGCGTATTACGCTCGTGTTTCACTGATCGCCATGCTTTCTGACAATCCCGAACTGGTACAAAGGGCCGCGCGAACACGCATGTTGATGCAAAAGGCCGGTCCCCTGTTCGACCCACCGTTGGAATATATCGAGGTTCCCTTTGAGAACACCGTGCTGCCGGGATATTTTCGCCCTGCCAAGGCCGGAGGCAAGCCCGCCGGAACCCTGCTCATGATCGGCGGCGGCGAGACGTTTGCCGAAGACCTGTATTTCTATATTGCGCAGGAAGCGTTCGAACGCGGCTATAACTTCATGACCGTGGACCTGCCGGGGCAGGGAATACTGCCGCAGTCGGGCCATATCTTCCGGACTGACACTTACGTCCCCATGAAAAAGGTGGTGGATTTTCTCCTGAAGCGTCCCGAAGTCGATCCCGCCAGAGTGGCTGCCTTCGGGTACAGCGGGGGCGGCCTGTTCGTGCCTCAGGCTGCCATGCACGATTCCCGGCTCAAGGCGATCGTCATGTCCGCCGCTGTGATCGACGCCGAGAAGCTGTTCGCCACCATGCCCGCAGCCACGGAAACAGCAGAGGACAGGCAGTCCTGGTCATCGTTTCATGCCAACGTGGTCGAGTCCATCTGCTGGCGCTACGGCGTAAACCCCGAAAACCCGTCCGAACTCATCAAAGCCAATGCCGGCAATACTTTTGACCCTACCAGAATCAACGTCCCGGCCCTGATCATCCTGGGCGAAGGGGAGTACAAGAGCGACGCCGCTCGGCAACAGGTGGACTTCGCCGCCGACAACTTTCCCAACCAACAATCCAAGCTGGTGGTTACCCCGTCCAACGAAGGCGCCTCCAATCATTGCCTCATGGAGAATCGGAGACTGGTTGGCCTGGTCGTCTTTGACTGGCTGGACGAGGTCTTCAAGTAA